A genomic window from Treponema maltophilum ATCC 51939 includes:
- a CDS encoding TrmH family RNA methyltransferase codes for MIAPAKLKSMRGGFRRRKLILTLGALERDIAGVPDETFRSAAFFDGFADRTEYLKEIVRIICEDPKLPEAARLQLCTLLAEVPCDERRLCNTARNHLLAVAGTPSAEWDLIIAPHAAPAEHTAQEATQNRAAAVRPYREGIFVYAEDIRSPFNLGSIFRTAEAFGAEKLFLSPFCTDPAHPRAVRSAMGCIDFLPSERISLDELCASMPDLPVFALETGGTPLSQFKFPRRGIVVIGSEELGINPDTLKKMSHGIVSIPVSGVKASLNVGVAFGILMQAWTAAVFN; via the coding sequence ATGATCGCTCCTGCAAAACTGAAATCCATGCGCGGCGGATTCCGTCGCAGAAAGCTTATTCTGACGCTCGGCGCTTTGGAGCGCGACATAGCCGGAGTGCCGGACGAAACATTCCGTTCCGCTGCGTTTTTTGACGGTTTCGCCGACCGGACGGAATACCTGAAAGAAATTGTACGGATTATCTGCGAAGATCCGAAACTGCCCGAAGCGGCGCGCCTTCAATTATGCACCCTGCTTGCGGAAGTGCCCTGTGACGAGCGCAGGCTGTGCAATACGGCGCGCAATCACTTGCTGGCCGTTGCGGGAACGCCGAGCGCGGAGTGGGACCTTATAATCGCGCCGCATGCGGCGCCCGCGGAACACACCGCGCAGGAGGCAACGCAAAACCGTGCGGCAGCCGTTCGGCCGTACCGCGAGGGCATTTTCGTGTATGCCGAAGATATCCGCTCGCCGTTTAATTTGGGTTCGATATTTCGCACGGCCGAAGCATTCGGTGCGGAAAAACTTTTTTTATCGCCTTTTTGCACGGATCCCGCACACCCGCGGGCCGTGCGTTCGGCAATGGGCTGCATCGATTTTTTACCGAGCGAACGGATCTCGCTTGACGAACTGTGCGCTTCAATGCCGGACCTTCCCGTCTTTGCGCTTGAAACGGGCGGGACGCCGCTTTCGCAGTTTAAGTTTCCCCGGCGCGGCATCGTCGTTATCGGTTCGGAAGAATTGGGCATAAATCCGGACACCTTAAAGAAAATGTCGCACGGAATCGTCAGCATTCCCGTAAGCGGCGTAAAGGCGTCGCTCAATGTGGGAGTCGCGTTCGGTATTCTTATGCAGGCGTGGACGGCGGCAGTTTTTAATTAG
- a CDS encoding HDOD domain-containing protein encodes MGEISLSTEKIQKAVQAGIPLSITTYTLPHQMELYMAEVLTAFLKELNQEGMTEYLVYCINELTTNAKKANTKRIYFKEKGLDINNPDDYAIGMETFKDDTLDNIRYYLQAQKNAGLYIKLVLQYAAGKIKIEVRNNSELVTEEYKRIHDKITRAQQYASVEEAFSAAVDATEGAGLGLIIMVLMLAKIGASNDSIRVTCENGETVSRVIVPLNKEYSQNISMLSKELVSVIDTLPQFPENIVRITKMLNDPDMKLSDIAVHISNDVALTADLLKLVNSAAFSLTSPCRNIADAVKLVGINGIRNLLFSLGSLKTLGSSTKAQRLLWNHSYRVAFYSYNLSRNFYASDRFIVDSSYVCGLLHDMGKVVFDSAHPKLIEKFNELCEAKGLPSTLFERLAGGTNHAEIGYLIAEKWNFPKVIGEAIRYHHDPAAASRDTKKLVQIVYFANMIAHYQEGTVEFYQFDSDILKEFNIENEEQLQSLSGRLQKAFREES; translated from the coding sequence ATGGGCGAAATAAGCTTATCAACCGAAAAAATCCAAAAAGCCGTTCAAGCAGGAATTCCCTTATCAATTACAACGTACACGCTGCCGCATCAAATGGAACTGTACATGGCCGAAGTTCTTACGGCATTTTTAAAAGAACTGAATCAGGAAGGAATGACCGAATATTTGGTCTATTGTATAAACGAACTGACGACAAACGCAAAAAAAGCCAACACAAAACGAATCTACTTCAAAGAAAAGGGCTTGGACATAAACAATCCCGACGATTACGCGATCGGAATGGAAACGTTCAAAGACGATACGCTCGACAATATCAGATACTACCTGCAAGCGCAAAAAAATGCCGGCCTGTACATAAAACTTGTTTTGCAGTATGCGGCCGGAAAAATAAAAATAGAAGTCCGCAACAATTCGGAACTCGTAACGGAAGAATACAAGCGCATTCACGATAAAATAACGCGGGCGCAACAGTATGCATCGGTCGAAGAAGCTTTTTCGGCGGCGGTTGACGCAACCGAAGGAGCGGGGTTAGGCCTTATCATTATGGTTTTGATGCTCGCAAAAATCGGCGCATCAAACGACAGCATCCGCGTTACCTGCGAAAACGGAGAAACCGTAAGCCGCGTTATCGTGCCGCTCAATAAAGAATACAGCCAAAACATCTCCATGCTGTCGAAAGAACTGGTCAGCGTCATAGACACGCTGCCGCAATTCCCCGAAAACATCGTGCGCATAACCAAAATGCTCAACGATCCGGACATGAAACTTTCCGATATTGCGGTTCACATAAGCAACGACGTCGCGCTCACCGCCGACTTGTTAAAGCTCGTAAACTCGGCCGCATTTTCGCTTACCAGCCCCTGCCGCAATATCGCAGATGCGGTAAAACTGGTCGGTATAAACGGCATACGCAACCTTTTGTTCTCTCTCGGTTCTTTAAAAACGCTGGGTAGTTCCACAAAGGCGCAGCGGCTCCTATGGAACCACTCGTACCGCGTCGCCTTTTATTCGTACAACCTCAGCAGGAATTTTTACGCATCGGACAGGTTCATTGTGGATTCTTCGTACGTATGCGGACTTTTGCACGATATGGGAAAGGTTGTCTTCGATTCGGCACACCCCAAACTCATCGAAAAATTCAACGAGCTGTGCGAAGCGAAGGGGCTGCCTTCGACCCTGTTTGAACGCCTGGCCGGAGGAACGAACCACGCCGAAATCGGCTATCTTATCGCCGAAAAATGGAATTTCCCGAAGGTAATAGGCGAAGCAATCCGTTATCATCACGACCCCGCAGCCGCATCCCGCGATACGAAAAAACTTGTGCAAATCGTTTATTTTGCGAATATGATCGCCCACTATCAGGAAGGCACCGTTGAATTTTACCAATTCGATTCGGATATTCTAAAAGAATTCAATATCGAAAACGAAGAGCAGCTTCAAAGCCTGTCGGGCAGGCTGCAAAAAGCATTCAGGGAAGAATCCTAA
- a CDS encoding iron-containing alcohol dehydrogenase encodes MADFVFRISPNIVLGSYSSSRTGQFVREWGSRFLLVADPVLSEFGITEKTVQSLKDYNIDCVIFDEISSNSDTALVEQALKLARDARVHGLITIGGMKISNTGKIVCALFDEKKTVYDFMEGAAFSEKALPCICIPTTVSNEFLFTDKAPIIDARTGQLKMLRFQPGLCRLVVSDPNLIVSLTENQFMAMILRAVCITVEAYVSQKANFFSDTIIEKAAELLGYVLSETPALMTATPKEQLAMEGGCMAALGAASASSGAATLLSHAVNARCKVSPALTAAILLPHIIEDAATVKEDRLAKLARILNVAGENSSNDTAVGLFAEAVRSKIAQFNLPARLKDVSVSLEQLALCIDDVGKLDVTPEFHRSMTEDDLFDIVKYAF; translated from the coding sequence ATGGCTGACTTTGTTTTCCGAATTTCTCCGAATATCGTTTTGGGTTCATATTCTTCAAGCAGAACGGGGCAGTTTGTCCGGGAATGGGGCAGCCGTTTTTTGCTCGTTGCCGACCCCGTTTTGTCCGAATTCGGCATAACGGAAAAAACCGTCCAATCGTTAAAAGATTACAACATAGACTGTGTTATCTTTGACGAAATATCTTCAAATTCCGACACGGCTCTTGTCGAACAGGCGCTCAAGCTTGCGCGCGATGCGCGGGTACACGGCCTTATCACGATCGGCGGAATGAAGATTTCGAACACGGGCAAAATCGTATGTGCGCTGTTCGACGAAAAAAAGACCGTGTACGATTTTATGGAAGGCGCCGCCTTCAGCGAAAAGGCACTGCCCTGTATTTGCATTCCGACGACGGTTTCCAATGAATTTTTATTTACCGACAAAGCGCCGATTATAGATGCGCGAACGGGGCAGCTGAAAATGCTCCGGTTTCAGCCGGGCTTGTGCCGTTTGGTCGTTTCCGATCCCAACTTGATCGTGTCGCTGACCGAAAATCAATTTATGGCGATGATTTTGCGCGCCGTTTGTATCACCGTCGAAGCATATGTTTCACAGAAAGCCAATTTTTTTTCCGATACGATTATCGAAAAGGCTGCCGAATTGCTCGGCTATGTTCTTTCCGAAACGCCCGCGTTAATGACGGCTACGCCGAAAGAGCAGCTGGCAATGGAAGGAGGCTGCATGGCGGCCTTGGGGGCGGCGTCGGCTTCGAGCGGGGCTGCAACGCTGCTTTCTCATGCCGTCAACGCGCGCTGCAAAGTTTCGCCTGCGCTGACTGCGGCGATTTTGCTGCCGCACATTATCGAAGACGCCGCAACGGTCAAAGAAGACCGCTTGGCAAAGCTTGCCCGCATTCTCAATGTGGCCGGCGAAAATTCATCCAACGATACGGCCGTCGGTTTGTTTGCCGAAGCCGTGCGCAGTAAAATCGCTCAATTCAATTTGCCGGCGCGCCTTAAAGATGTGTCCGTTTCGCTCGAACAGCTTGCCCTGTGCATCGACGACGTGGGAAAACTCGATGTAACGCCGGAATTCCACCGTTCGATGACCGAAGACGATTTGTTCGATATCGTCAAATACGCTTTTTGA
- a CDS encoding NusG domain II-containing protein, whose amino-acid sequence MQACLNDNTGFFSCQEKPARKTEPARDIPWDKGDIKGGKAVHKIKLKPIDYIIGVLFLCTAIFSLVYAIRHKDGSPRLIVTAGRTEWVYPLNVDRTIEVEGALGISRIAIENGFVRFLDSPCSNRICVQSPPLWREGDWSACLPNQVFLRIEGAPSYKDEFDAIGF is encoded by the coding sequence TTGCAAGCTTGTTTAAATGATAACACGGGTTTTTTCAGCTGTCAAGAAAAACCCGCCCGAAAAACGGAGCCGGCTCGGGACATTCCGTGGGACAAAGGCGATATAAAAGGCGGTAAAGCGGTGCATAAAATCAAACTGAAACCGATCGATTACATTATTGGCGTTCTCTTTTTGTGCACGGCGATTTTTTCACTCGTGTACGCAATCCGGCACAAAGACGGATCGCCGCGCCTTATCGTTACTGCGGGACGCACCGAATGGGTGTACCCTCTGAACGTCGACAGAACAATCGAGGTGGAAGGCGCCTTGGGAATAAGCCGCATCGCCATAGAAAACGGCTTCGTGCGCTTTCTCGATTCGCCCTGTTCGAACCGTATTTGCGTTCAAAGCCCGCCCCTTTGGCGCGAAGGCGATTGGTCGGCATGTCTTCCGAACCAAGTATTCCTGCGCATAGAAGGCGCCCCCTCTTATAAAGACGAATTCGACGCGATAGGATTTTAA
- a CDS encoding TolC family protein, with protein MVKKRFVPAVFAAFFLCGTSFAGECDNFIRTVLDSSPVYRSALLEYKNAGLELLAYKYRRLPQPFFAAGYGASMSGNSASSLSQLFKASFVVAQEIPGGIDFQVQADQFFAVDANAARTAAYEFAASLALNVPFYAAAPDTCAVALAGQAASFALSEDIRNLELNIAKKRLIAEAVYAVGNCLLLKERIELEERRQNLIRKEAEADEKLWLLGRLSTFDLSERNTKRFESYVSLLQMRQNLSRLVENLYVFGLEEASLPDDIDLWIACWEAFAAENPIENGLNSALESKQAEKNFYNETERHIADLPVLRLSASAEPAARNGVSNSFKDSFVQYWKSGTKWNWDFKIALSLPLSPASPAYSRNALSLNSQRLYELSQRQLFKRREAQEKQYQTNLYLLKKLSEKALLDKTDAGNKVVAARALADRERLTATDFEYQVLNAALAENAYKEVRLRIVAALLNGY; from the coding sequence ATGGTAAAAAAGCGGTTTGTGCCGGCAGTTTTCGCGGCGTTTTTTTTGTGCGGCACCTCTTTTGCCGGAGAATGCGACAATTTTATCCGTACGGTTTTGGATTCGAGTCCCGTGTACCGAAGCGCGCTTTTGGAATACAAAAATGCCGGCCTTGAACTTCTTGCGTATAAGTACCGCCGGCTTCCGCAGCCCTTTTTCGCTGCAGGATACGGCGCGTCTATGAGCGGAAACTCGGCCTCTTCGTTGTCGCAATTATTCAAAGCGTCGTTTGTTGTGGCGCAGGAGATTCCCGGCGGCATCGATTTTCAGGTGCAGGCCGACCAGTTTTTTGCCGTCGACGCGAATGCCGCGAGAACGGCCGCGTACGAATTTGCCGCATCGCTTGCGCTGAACGTTCCCTTTTACGCGGCGGCTCCCGATACCTGTGCCGTTGCCCTTGCCGGGCAAGCGGCTTCGTTCGCCTTGAGCGAAGATATCCGCAATCTTGAATTGAATATTGCAAAAAAGCGCCTCATAGCCGAAGCGGTGTATGCGGTCGGCAACTGCCTCCTTTTAAAAGAGCGCATCGAGCTGGAAGAGCGGCGCCAAAACCTTATCCGAAAAGAAGCCGAAGCCGACGAAAAACTGTGGCTTTTGGGAAGACTTTCAACCTTTGATTTGTCCGAGCGCAATACGAAGCGCTTTGAATCCTATGTGTCGCTGCTGCAAATGCGCCAAAATCTTTCCCGCCTTGTCGAAAACTTATACGTTTTCGGCTTGGAAGAAGCTTCTCTTCCCGACGATATTGATTTGTGGATTGCCTGTTGGGAAGCGTTCGCTGCCGAAAATCCGATCGAAAACGGCCTTAATTCCGCGCTCGAAAGCAAGCAGGCGGAAAAAAACTTTTATAACGAAACGGAACGGCATATTGCGGATCTTCCGGTGCTGCGGCTTTCCGCATCGGCCGAACCTGCCGCAAGAAACGGCGTTTCGAATTCTTTTAAAGATTCTTTTGTGCAGTATTGGAAAAGCGGCACAAAATGGAATTGGGATTTTAAAATCGCGCTGAGCCTTCCGCTTTCGCCGGCATCTCCCGCATATTCGCGCAACGCGCTTTCGCTCAATTCGCAGCGCTTGTACGAATTGTCGCAGCGGCAACTTTTTAAACGCCGCGAAGCGCAGGAAAAACAATACCAAACGAATCTCTATTTGCTTAAAAAGCTTTCGGAAAAGGCGCTGCTCGATAAAACGGATGCCGGCAATAAGGTTGTTGCGGCACGGGCGCTGGCAGACCGGGAGCGGCTTACCGCTACGGATTTTGAATATCAGGTCCTTAATGCCGCGCTTGCGGAAAACGCATATAAGGAAGTGCGGCTGCGCATTGTCGCCGCACTGCTGAACGGTTATTAG
- a CDS encoding DUF2804 domain-containing protein, producing MYTRVIQNAPDSVVRSGEPVFGDFDKAPDFFDIRKLKQPFSLMPLPSFFTDSRIRSNLCFTFLTEAYMGTMEIMDANYFGFAEINMWEKETGRKVSYRSFIVFRRRLIPRKIKSGICKSFRSKRIFAIRWDYDSGKFSALCRLKGDKTRPDISFAFSANLQEERCGVYTAVVPAPLMRRCAATHHCAPFLKGSLSGGFFAKDGQTGVAVSDAASLFTVRTSYYRLRLHCFSVTGLGNVDGANIRFNLYTSNQDAVDSDLYNENVLFADTQLSPLPPVTITHPYGLSGQWIIQDTENMVDLTFNPLSDTVRKESILILRTEYRTIYGTCEGVIRDRDGRTFTLKDFCTIVKKQYLRL from the coding sequence ATGTATACGCGAGTCATACAAAACGCTCCCGATTCGGTTGTCCGTTCAGGCGAACCTGTATTCGGGGATTTTGATAAAGCGCCCGATTTTTTCGATATCCGCAAACTCAAGCAGCCGTTCAGCCTTATGCCGCTGCCGTCTTTTTTTACCGATTCCCGCATCCGCAGCAATTTGTGCTTCACGTTTTTAACCGAAGCATATATGGGTACTATGGAAATTATGGATGCGAATTATTTCGGTTTTGCGGAAATCAACATGTGGGAAAAAGAAACGGGACGCAAGGTATCGTACCGTTCGTTTATTGTATTCCGCAGACGGCTGATTCCGCGCAAAATAAAAAGCGGCATCTGTAAATCGTTCCGGTCAAAGCGGATTTTTGCGATCCGCTGGGACTACGATTCGGGTAAATTTTCCGCGTTGTGCCGCTTAAAAGGCGACAAAACGCGGCCGGACATTTCGTTTGCATTTTCGGCGAATTTGCAGGAAGAACGCTGCGGTGTATATACGGCCGTCGTTCCAGCCCCGCTTATGCGCCGCTGCGCGGCAACCCATCACTGCGCGCCCTTTTTAAAAGGTTCGCTTTCCGGCGGCTTTTTTGCCAAAGACGGCCAAACGGGTGTCGCCGTTTCGGACGCCGCATCTTTGTTTACCGTGCGCACTTCGTACTACCGGTTGCGGCTCCACTGCTTTTCCGTAACGGGATTGGGAAATGTCGACGGCGCAAACATCCGCTTTAATCTGTATACGTCGAATCAGGATGCGGTCGATTCCGATTTATACAATGAAAACGTTTTATTTGCCGACACACAGCTTTCTCCGTTGCCGCCGGTAACGATTACGCATCCGTACGGACTTTCCGGGCAATGGATCATTCAGGATACCGAAAACATGGTCGACCTTACGTTTAACCCCTTGTCGGACACGGTGCGAAAAGAGAGCATACTGATTTTACGGACGGAATACCGTACGATTTACGGTACATGCGAGGGCGTGATTCGGGATAGGGACGGAAGAACCTTTACTTTAAAAGATTTTTGTACTATTGTAAAAAAGCAATATTTACGATTATAG
- a CDS encoding peptidase domain-containing ABC transporter, with protein sequence MFNTILNRRALVLQHDEFDCAPACLASICKYYGKRIPLTTIRRFAGTDKDGTSGFGIIRGAEELGFLCKGGVSPDKTFSPNMVYPLIAHIKQNNFDHYVVVYSCKNGRLHIGDPAYGLRKMKAADFKTLWTGIFFIVLPQEKFETNKDTDTKLTRFVKLLAPHKKILAEVFTASVLLSFLGIASAFYFRVLIDEVLYTGVKMTLTLFSLAYALIIVFQALLLFSRSQLMMYMGSKIDTVLMTEYFRHILKLPMDFFTARKTGEILSRINDTSTIRYAISSTSLSVVLDSLMLVIGGTFLFIFGGKLLVAAVIPVCLSALLAWLFFGPYKNMLKIKAVIDADKQSVMVENINGIATLKTLSCEKNAFERTEMRIVDSIKKGISLGTMGNIENGLHGFLHQCGTLAVYWIGSLSILSGTMSLGRLISFVLLSGYFLGPLARLLTLQPSLQEAFVAAVRLAEILDIPEENINSGGIKKDDLRGSIRINNLSFAYGTRGNTLENINLSIEPGQKVAFVGASGSGKTTLAKLLMKFYACNSGEITVDGINIQDYDTVFYRKLIGYVPQDVLLFSGTIKDNIRLGLEYLPDEAVYEAAKAAMADEFISKLPDRYDTFVGERGATLSGGERQRIALARVLLRRPRILILDEATASLDSVTEQAIMQTVDKLACGITTVIIAHRLSTVVNCDRVFVFDSGRLVESGPHGKLLRSGTAYKKLWRAQRSGASVQRASFYA encoded by the coding sequence ATGTTTAACACGATTTTGAATCGGCGCGCATTGGTGCTGCAGCACGATGAATTCGACTGCGCACCTGCGTGTTTGGCTTCAATATGTAAGTATTACGGCAAACGAATTCCGCTTACGACGATACGGCGTTTTGCCGGTACGGACAAAGACGGAACTTCCGGCTTCGGCATTATCCGCGGGGCGGAAGAACTCGGTTTTTTGTGCAAGGGCGGCGTGAGTCCCGATAAAACTTTTTCACCGAATATGGTGTATCCGCTTATCGCCCACATCAAACAGAACAATTTTGACCACTATGTTGTCGTCTATTCGTGTAAAAACGGGCGGCTGCACATAGGCGATCCCGCATACGGATTGAGAAAGATGAAAGCTGCCGATTTTAAAACGTTGTGGACGGGCATCTTTTTTATTGTTTTGCCGCAGGAAAAATTCGAAACGAACAAAGACACCGATACGAAACTTACCCGCTTTGTAAAGCTTTTGGCGCCGCACAAAAAAATTCTTGCCGAAGTTTTTACCGCAAGCGTTTTGCTGAGTTTTTTGGGCATAGCGAGCGCTTTTTATTTCAGGGTTTTAATCGATGAAGTGCTGTACACGGGCGTTAAAATGACGCTGACTCTTTTTTCGCTTGCGTACGCCCTCATTATCGTGTTTCAAGCCCTTTTACTTTTTTCGCGCAGTCAGCTTATGATGTATATGGGAAGCAAAATCGATACGGTTTTGATGACCGAATATTTCAGGCACATATTAAAACTGCCGATGGATTTTTTTACCGCGCGGAAAACGGGCGAAATTTTATCGCGTATAAACGATACGTCGACCATCCGCTATGCCATATCGTCCACATCGCTTTCCGTCGTGCTCGATTCGCTTATGCTCGTTATCGGCGGTACCTTTTTGTTTATTTTCGGCGGAAAGCTGCTTGTCGCGGCCGTTATTCCCGTATGCCTGTCGGCGCTTTTGGCGTGGCTGTTTTTCGGCCCGTACAAAAATATGCTTAAAATAAAGGCCGTTATCGATGCGGACAAACAGTCGGTAATGGTCGAAAACATCAACGGTATTGCAACGCTGAAAACGCTTTCGTGCGAAAAAAACGCTTTTGAACGCACCGAAATGCGTATTGTCGATTCAATCAAAAAGGGCATTTCGCTCGGTACAATGGGCAATATCGAAAACGGCCTGCACGGATTTTTGCACCAGTGCGGCACGCTGGCCGTGTATTGGATCGGCAGTTTGAGTATTTTAAGCGGCACCATGAGTTTGGGCCGGCTTATTTCTTTTGTGCTGCTGTCGGGTTATTTTTTAGGACCGCTCGCGCGCCTTTTGACGCTGCAGCCTTCGCTGCAGGAAGCCTTTGTCGCCGCAGTGCGTTTGGCCGAAATCCTCGATATTCCCGAAGAAAACATCAATTCCGGTGGCATAAAAAAAGATGATTTACGCGGAAGCATACGGATTAACAATCTTTCGTTTGCCTACGGGACGCGCGGCAACACGCTTGAAAATATAAATTTATCGATAGAACCCGGCCAAAAGGTTGCCTTTGTCGGCGCCTCCGGTTCGGGTAAAACGACGCTTGCAAAACTCTTGATGAAATTCTATGCCTGCAATTCCGGCGAAATTACCGTGGACGGAATAAATATACAGGACTACGATACGGTTTTTTACCGCAAATTGATAGGCTATGTGCCGCAGGACGTTTTGCTGTTTTCCGGCACAATAAAAGACAATATCCGCTTGGGGCTCGAATATCTTCCCGACGAAGCGGTGTATGAAGCCGCCAAAGCCGCCATGGCCGACGAGTTTATTTCGAAGCTTCCCGACCGCTACGATACCTTTGTCGGCGAGCGGGGCGCAACGCTTTCGGGCGGCGAACGCCAAAGGATCGCCCTTGCGCGGGTGCTGCTGCGCCGGCCGCGCATTCTCATCCTCGACGAAGCGACGGCGAGCCTCGATTCGGTAACCGAACAGGCGATTATGCAGACGGTCGATAAGCTTGCATGCGGAATTACGACCGTCATTATTGCACACCGGCTGTCTACAGTCGTAAACTGCGACCGCGTTTTTGTCTTCGATTCGGGCCGCCTGGTCGAATCGGGGCCGCACGGAAAACTGCTGCGTTCCGGTACGGCGTATAAAAAACTATGGCGCGCGCAACGTTCGGGTGCCTCTGTACAACGGGCGTCTTTTTATGCATAA
- the thyX gene encoding FAD-dependent thymidylate synthase, which produces MAHCTTAEAEKILDKEFKVHNHGFVRLVDYMGSDSRIVQSARVSYGAGTKTVREDAALIDYLLRHDHTSPFEQVVLTFHIKMPIFVARQWIRHRTARVNEISGRYSVMSDEFYVPESADVAKQSSDNKQGRSEEILEPEFIQSVVSSLQNGQKAAYADYSALVEKGTARELARVNLPLSLYTEMYWQIDLHNLFHFLRLRLDVHAQKEIRDYAAVLLEISRAVAPAAVSSFENHMYKGVRFSGEEMEELRRRLNGKNGELSGKKLERFNEKIVSGKQL; this is translated from the coding sequence ATGGCGCATTGCACGACGGCTGAAGCCGAAAAGATTTTGGATAAAGAATTTAAAGTACACAACCACGGCTTTGTGCGCCTGGTGGACTACATGGGCTCCGACTCGCGCATTGTGCAGTCGGCGCGCGTATCGTACGGGGCGGGAACAAAAACCGTGCGCGAAGATGCGGCCTTAATCGACTATCTTTTGCGCCACGACCATACCTCGCCCTTTGAGCAGGTTGTGCTGACATTCCACATAAAAATGCCGATTTTCGTTGCGCGCCAGTGGATACGTCACCGTACCGCTCGCGTAAACGAAATTTCCGGCCGCTATTCGGTTATGAGCGACGAATTTTACGTTCCCGAAAGCGCCGACGTTGCAAAGCAAAGTTCCGACAATAAACAGGGGCGCTCGGAGGAAATCCTTGAGCCGGAATTTATTCAAAGCGTTGTTTCGTCTTTGCAAAACGGGCAAAAAGCCGCCTACGCCGATTACAGCGCGCTTGTCGAAAAAGGGACGGCCAGAGAGCTTGCGCGCGTGAATCTTCCTTTGTCGCTGTACACCGAAATGTATTGGCAAATAGATTTGCACAATCTGTTCCACTTTTTGCGTTTGCGCCTCGACGTTCACGCGCAAAAAGAAATCCGCGATTATGCGGCCGTACTGCTGGAAATAAGCCGCGCCGTCGCACCGGCCGCCGTTTCTTCGTTTGAAAACCACATGTATAAGGGCGTGCGTTTTTCCGGCGAAGAAATGGAAGAACTGCGCCGCCGCCTGAACGGGAAAAACGGCGAGTTGAGCGGCAAAAAACTTGAACGTTTTAACGAAAAAATCGTAAGCGGTAAACAACTTTAG
- a CDS encoding HlyD family efflux transporter periplasmic adaptor subunit has product MKEPVILMPADSLDYSQEVLLYREPKELSLTVWIIASLFAVVLCWIVFGKAEEVVRAKGLVRPISNISQVKNAVPGEIVGLYYENGERVEKGELLLQIDTRSLKAKEAALKSAYEKLVVKTEGLRQTEKSFYGSAACIDKHNTEAFTRFQAFSYQKELLEKRYALAEKTRQEALRMPSDAITGAKLRELGYEADIQLLNLETYKSSFIKEISAEYAQCAVELEEVKSQAEQVRQSIKNSSVYAPIAGRVQEISSLNKNDYLFADQKILNIVPDDGGTYKAELKIPAKMSGKLEKGMRVKLRFPAFPFHEFGGAEGTVVSIDPDATADVNGMLYFTVSANIDKAFLEDRKKRRYPVKSGLETEARIILRERTILWYILKQLDLVW; this is encoded by the coding sequence ATGAAAGAACCGGTAATTCTTATGCCTGCGGACAGCCTTGATTACAGTCAGGAAGTGCTTTTATACAGGGAACCGAAAGAACTTTCGCTGACCGTGTGGATAATCGCATCGCTGTTTGCGGTTGTTTTGTGCTGGATTGTCTTCGGCAAAGCCGAAGAGGTTGTGCGCGCAAAGGGCTTGGTGCGCCCGATTTCGAATATTTCGCAGGTAAAAAATGCGGTGCCGGGCGAAATTGTCGGTTTGTATTACGAAAACGGCGAGCGGGTCGAAAAGGGCGAACTTTTGCTGCAAATCGACACGCGCTCTTTAAAGGCAAAGGAAGCCGCTCTTAAAAGCGCTTACGAAAAGCTTGTTGTAAAAACCGAAGGCTTGCGCCAAACCGAAAAAAGCTTTTACGGCTCCGCCGCATGCATCGATAAGCACAATACCGAAGCCTTTACGCGTTTTCAGGCATTTTCGTACCAAAAAGAATTGCTCGAAAAGCGATACGCGCTTGCCGAAAAAACACGGCAGGAGGCCTTACGCATGCCTTCCGATGCGATAACGGGCGCGAAGCTGCGCGAACTCGGATACGAAGCGGACATTCAGCTGCTTAATTTGGAAACATACAAGTCGTCATTTATAAAAGAAATCAGCGCCGAATACGCGCAATGCGCCGTCGAACTTGAAGAGGTGAAAAGTCAGGCGGAACAAGTGCGCCAAAGTATAAAAAATTCTTCGGTATACGCGCCCATTGCGGGAAGGGTACAGGAAATCTCTTCGTTGAATAAAAACGATTATCTTTTTGCGGATCAAAAAATACTGAACATCGTTCCGGACGACGGCGGAACGTATAAAGCCGAACTTAAAATTCCGGCAAAGATGAGCGGAAAGTTGGAAAAAGGCATGCGCGTAAAACTGCGCTTTCCGGCCTTTCCCTTCCACGAATTCGGCGGGGCGGAAGGTACCGTCGTTTCGATCGATCCTGACGCGACGGCCGACGTCAACGGTATGCTGTACTTTACCGTTTCGGCGAATATCGATAAAGCGTTTTTGGAAGATAGGAAAAAGCGGCGCTATCCGGTAAAAAGCGGCTTGGAAACCGAAGCGAGAATCATCCTTAGGGAGCGGACAATCTTATGGTACATTTTAAAACAACTCGACTTGGTATGGTAA